One part of the Treponema peruense genome encodes these proteins:
- a CDS encoding Do family serine endopeptidase, with protein MKSVTKKIIGTAAVAAFSFGVLTLSCRANKGAANVAFAEGASSVSIPADPLAVTQALQSTFRSISSEVLPAVVEVDVTETTKVQTFNPFRELPFFFGYPDEKDKKEEDNMRELQQQSLGSGVIVRRSGKTNYVLTNNHVAGKATTIKIKLNDEREFDGKLIGADERMDIALVAFESDDTTIKVAKLGDSSKVQQGDIVLALGSPLGYFASVTQGIVSATGRSGGQIGSISDFIQTDAAINQGNSGGPLVNINGEIIGINTWIASQSGGSQGLGFSIPINNIKTAIDQFISKGKIAYGWLGVSLLDVTPEYKKELGVDENKNGALAGEIFLGSPAMKGGMQAGDFIIALDGHDIKSVDQLVREVGGIPAGKTAVFTVMRGENKIDLTVKIDERSADIEKDNSRLWPGFIASPLTDKAKKQLNLENAKVKGIVVTNIQEKSPAAALRLQNGDVITAVNDKKIDSVEEFYAALDTTGKKEIWFDIYNEGHTISTGRFKIENK; from the coding sequence ATGAAGTCAGTAACAAAGAAAATTATAGGCACCGCAGCAGTAGCGGCATTTTCATTCGGAGTCCTAACACTTTCCTGCAGGGCTAACAAAGGCGCGGCAAATGTAGCTTTTGCAGAAGGCGCATCATCAGTTTCAATACCGGCCGACCCGCTTGCAGTAACACAGGCCCTTCAGAGTACATTCAGGTCAATAAGTTCGGAAGTTCTTCCTGCTGTCGTAGAAGTTGACGTAACTGAAACCACAAAGGTACAGACATTCAATCCGTTCAGAGAACTTCCTTTCTTTTTCGGCTATCCTGATGAAAAGGACAAAAAAGAAGAAGACAACATGAGGGAATTGCAGCAGCAGTCCCTCGGAAGCGGTGTTATTGTAAGAAGAAGCGGAAAGACAAATTATGTTCTTACAAACAATCACGTTGCCGGAAAAGCGACAACAATCAAGATAAAGCTTAACGACGAAAGGGAATTTGACGGAAAGCTGATTGGCGCTGACGAAAGGATGGATATTGCCCTGGTTGCATTTGAGTCTGACGATACAACTATCAAAGTTGCAAAACTCGGTGACAGCTCAAAGGTTCAGCAGGGAGACATTGTTCTGGCACTCGGAAGCCCTCTCGGATACTTTGCTTCGGTAACACAGGGTATTGTAAGTGCTACAGGAAGAAGCGGCGGTCAGATTGGTTCAATAAGCGACTTTATCCAGACAGATGCCGCCATTAACCAGGGAAACTCGGGTGGTCCTCTTGTAAACATCAATGGTGAAATAATAGGTATAAATACATGGATTGCTTCACAGTCAGGCGGAAGCCAGGGACTTGGTTTTTCTATTCCCATCAACAATATAAAGACAGCCATTGACCAGTTTATAAGCAAGGGTAAAATTGCATATGGCTGGCTTGGCGTAAGTCTTCTTGATGTAACTCCTGAATACAAAAAGGAACTTGGCGTTGATGAAAACAAAAACGGTGCTCTTGCAGGCGAGATTTTCCTTGGAAGTCCGGCGATGAAGGGCGGAATGCAGGCAGGTGACTTTATCATAGCTCTTGACGGTCATGACATAAAGAGCGTAGACCAGCTGGTAAGAGAAGTAGGAGGCATTCCTGCAGGAAAAACAGCCGTCTTTACCGTAATGAGAGGCGAAAACAAAATTGACCTTACTGTAAAAATTGACGAGCGCTCTGCTGACATCGAAAAAGACAACAGCAGACTCTGGCCGGGCTTTATTGCAAGTCCTCTGACAGACAAGGCAAAAAAACAGCTTAATCTTGAGAATGCCAAAGTAAAAGGAATTGTAGTTACAAATATTCAGGAAAAATCCCCGGCAGCAGCCCTGAGACTCCAGAACGGTGATGTAATTACAGCCGTCAACGACAAAAAGATTGACTCGGTAGAAGAATTCTATGCAGCCCTTGATACAACCGGCAAAAAGGAAATATGGTTTGACATATACAATGAAGGCCATACAATCAGTACGGGAAGATTTAAAATCGAAAACAAATAG